In Nonomuraea sp. NBC_00507, the following are encoded in one genomic region:
- a CDS encoding type II toxin-antitoxin system PemK/MazF family toxin, with protein MIRGGVYPVDLGDAKRGHEQRGRRLGIVVSISQDHWSTVTIVPTSTSAQPASFRPRLTIQGRETCALTDQIRTIDTQYVLGGLYDHLDSVAMGQVEYALVRYLGLDANLTLWGS; from the coding sequence GTGATCCGCGGCGGCGTCTATCCAGTTGATCTCGGCGACGCCAAGCGCGGCCACGAGCAGCGCGGCAGACGCCTCGGCATCGTCGTCAGCATCTCGCAGGACCACTGGTCCACCGTGACGATCGTGCCCACGTCGACCAGTGCTCAACCGGCCAGCTTCAGGCCCAGGCTGACCATTCAGGGGCGCGAGACGTGCGCGCTGACCGACCAAATCCGCACCATCGACACCCAGTATGTCCTCGGCGGGCTGTACGACCACCTCGACTCTGTAGCCATGGGACAGGTCGAGTACGCGCTTGTTCGCTATCTCGGCCTGGACGCGAACCTCACCCTGTGGGGCAGTTGA
- a CDS encoding CopG family transcriptional regulator codes for MSGPTGKYSITMPRDIAEAARSRSGPSGLSAYVAAAAARQIERDNLNELIQVAEAEHGPLTDDEVQALRDQLHQARRGQANGGPAA; via the coding sequence ATGAGCGGGCCTACTGGCAAGTATTCGATCACCATGCCGCGCGACATCGCCGAGGCCGCCCGGTCCCGGAGCGGCCCTTCCGGCTTGTCCGCCTACGTCGCCGCCGCTGCCGCGCGCCAGATCGAGCGCGACAACCTTAACGAACTCATCCAGGTCGCCGAGGCTGAGCACGGCCCCCTCACCGACGACGAGGTCCAGGCACTGCGCGACCAACTCCACCAGGCCCGGCGGGGACAGGCCAATGGTGGACCGGCCGCATGA
- a CDS encoding inositol monophosphatase family protein, with product MTIDARTLLPIAERAVSIASEIIRTKAPGVVTAKGDRDMATEVDYAVEHAVREFLARETPEIGFLGEEEGVSHPGDSLMWALDPVDGTANFLHGIPLCGVSLGLIDKDTPALGVIDLPFLNLRYSAAENVGATANGSAIQVSDARELQTAIVAIGDYAVGENADERNRPRLALTQELAARVQRIRMFGSAAIDLAWVADGRIDANIMLSNNPWDTAAGVAIAREAGATVVDLDGSPHSMNAHATIAASPKLVADLVELIAEARKAVVLDRNIAE from the coding sequence ATGACCATCGACGCCAGGACTCTTCTCCCCATCGCTGAGCGGGCCGTGTCGATCGCCAGCGAGATCATCCGCACCAAGGCTCCCGGCGTTGTCACCGCCAAAGGCGATCGGGACATGGCGACGGAGGTGGACTACGCCGTAGAACATGCCGTACGGGAGTTCCTGGCCCGCGAGACACCTGAGATCGGCTTCCTCGGCGAGGAGGAAGGCGTTAGCCACCCGGGCGACAGCCTGATGTGGGCGCTGGACCCCGTGGACGGAACGGCCAACTTCCTGCACGGCATCCCGCTCTGCGGTGTCTCCCTCGGGCTGATCGACAAGGACACGCCCGCACTCGGAGTGATCGACCTGCCGTTCCTCAACCTTCGCTACTCGGCGGCCGAGAATGTTGGCGCTACCGCCAACGGATCTGCCATCCAGGTAAGTGACGCCCGCGAGTTGCAGACCGCGATCGTGGCGATCGGTGACTATGCCGTGGGGGAGAACGCCGACGAGCGAAACCGGCCACGGCTTGCCCTGACCCAAGAACTCGCTGCTCGTGTCCAGCGCATCCGGATGTTCGGCTCAGCCGCGATCGATCTCGCCTGGGTGGCAGACGGCAGGATCGATGCCAACATCATGCTCAGCAACAACCCGTGGGACACCGCAGCAGGAGTCGCCATCGCCCGAGAAGCCGGAGCGACTGTGGTCGATCTCGACGGCAGCCCGCACAGCATGAACGCTCACGCGACCATCGCAGCAAGCCCCAAACTCGTGGCAGACCTCGTGGAACTCATCGCCGAGGCCCGCAAGGCCGTGGTGCTCGATCGGAACATTGCCGAATAG
- a CDS encoding type II toxin-antitoxin system RelE/ParE family toxin: MSEELFDIELEPAVEAWLDTLSDRDHAAVEAAVERLAEFGDRMPYGHARDLGDGLWELRFDIAHHSVRLTYWLAEGRRVVLLTAFYKTRDRQPRDVERARKAMAECMAGGLEHGVAHRIYEGRS; the protein is encoded by the coding sequence ATGAGTGAAGAGTTGTTCGACATCGAGCTGGAGCCAGCGGTGGAGGCTTGGCTGGACACTCTGTCCGACCGGGATCATGCTGCTGTCGAGGCCGCCGTCGAACGGCTCGCTGAGTTCGGCGATCGGATGCCGTACGGTCATGCTCGCGACTTGGGTGACGGGTTGTGGGAGTTGCGTTTCGATATCGCACACCACTCGGTGCGCCTCACCTACTGGCTGGCGGAAGGTCGCCGGGTGGTGTTGCTGACCGCCTTCTACAAGACGCGGGACAGGCAGCCGCGCGATGTGGAGCGCGCCCGCAAGGCGATGGCCGAGTGCATGGCCGGTGGCTTGGAGCACGGCGTCGCGCATCGGATCTACGAGGGAAGGAGCTGA
- a CDS encoding helix-turn-helix domain-containing protein produces MAGHSKWKTIKAKRLAGEEVSPEYAAMVEEARLGQELGAAVYRRRIELGLSQMELAERAGMTQPQVSRLEGGAHMPTIPLMVRLAAALEIEVVMHGDVSAPVEFRAVTAA; encoded by the coding sequence ATGGCCGGGCATAGCAAGTGGAAGACGATCAAGGCCAAGCGGCTTGCCGGTGAGGAGGTGAGTCCCGAGTACGCCGCGATGGTGGAGGAGGCACGCCTGGGGCAGGAACTCGGCGCGGCTGTCTACCGCCGCCGGATCGAGCTGGGCCTGTCCCAGATGGAGCTGGCCGAGCGGGCGGGCATGACGCAGCCGCAAGTCTCCCGCCTGGAGGGTGGAGCGCACATGCCGACGATTCCACTGATGGTGCGATTGGCGGCGGCGTTGGAGATCGAGGTGGTGATGCACGGTGACGTCTCCGCGCCGGTGGAGTTTCGGGCCGTCACCGCCGCGTGA
- a CDS encoding DUF5713 family protein, which translates to MSVTWCSIGSPDHGEQEISVPPTNQQIAGHAFLKGMYEDGYYPDHVVDKGREILLRLCERIEAERPSDLAALYALTHAATEKFNELEAEFEAAGSEIETVAREVIAEDFWFVASAYGFADADVEELVATRDW; encoded by the coding sequence ATGTCGGTGACGTGGTGCAGCATCGGCTCACCGGATCACGGCGAACAGGAGATCAGCGTGCCGCCCACCAACCAGCAGATAGCCGGCCACGCGTTCCTCAAGGGCATGTACGAGGACGGCTATTACCCCGACCACGTTGTTGACAAGGGCAGAGAGATTCTGCTGCGCCTGTGCGAGCGCATCGAGGCCGAACGGCCGTCGGACCTCGCGGCGCTGTACGCCCTCACTCATGCGGCGACGGAGAAGTTCAACGAGTTGGAGGCCGAGTTCGAGGCGGCCGGCAGCGAGATCGAGACCGTGGCGCGCGAGGTGATCGCTGAGGACTTCTGGTTTGTGGCGTCGGCCTACGGGTTCGCCGACGCGGACGTGGAAGAGTTGGTCGCGACCCGCGATTGGTGA
- a CDS encoding DUF418 domain-containing protein, which translates to MPREDLPQESPPKGPASHPGHRLPNDGPAATSPDRPQTAEHASSQPQTAALSPGRHRIIALDVLRGFALCEILLANIQLMATGRSSVVAQPMGDWDPWLGLPIFSLLFGIGFALLLDSAASRVLRPRLVLLRRLGALLAIGLVHMLLWPGEILTNYAVVGILVLLPSTWLPRWALAGLAAALIPAALIFGGGGPLLIAGLFLLGSALVRYGVIEKIERSTRGPLLLGLVFAAGLASALWVQASMRAVGATTYLSSTSSLADLLLVGVYVCGLLVLLRTPLRPALHFVFAPLGRMALTSYLTATLLVLVASRILGLPIDQSLTAAYWTAGAILAAQWLFSALWLRRYRQGPIEWLWRWATWAHRSSLRIPTS; encoded by the coding sequence ATGCCACGCGAAGATCTCCCCCAGGAATCGCCTCCCAAGGGCCCGGCCAGCCATCCTGGCCACCGTCTCCCGAACGACGGGCCCGCAGCCACCTCACCCGATCGGCCTCAGACCGCCGAGCATGCGTCCAGCCAGCCCCAGACCGCTGCGCTCTCCCCGGGTCGGCACCGGATCATCGCGCTCGACGTGCTGCGCGGGTTCGCGCTGTGCGAGATCCTGCTCGCCAACATCCAGCTCATGGCCACCGGCAGGTCCTCCGTCGTGGCGCAGCCCATGGGCGACTGGGACCCCTGGCTCGGACTGCCGATCTTCTCCCTGCTGTTCGGCATCGGCTTCGCGCTGCTGCTGGACTCCGCCGCGAGCCGCGTCCTCCGCCCACGCCTGGTCCTGCTGCGCAGGCTCGGGGCGCTGCTCGCGATCGGCCTCGTCCACATGCTGCTATGGCCGGGCGAGATCCTGACCAACTACGCCGTCGTCGGCATACTGGTACTGCTGCCCTCCACCTGGCTGCCGCGGTGGGCCCTGGCCGGCCTCGCCGCCGCACTCATCCCGGCGGCGCTGATCTTCGGCGGGGGCGGGCCCCTGCTGATCGCCGGGCTATTCCTGCTGGGCTCGGCACTGGTCCGCTACGGAGTGATCGAGAAGATCGAGCGGTCCACCCGAGGGCCGCTCCTGCTGGGCCTGGTCTTCGCGGCGGGACTGGCCTCTGCCCTGTGGGTACAGGCCAGCATGCGGGCCGTGGGGGCCACGACGTACCTGTCTTCCACGTCCAGCCTTGCCGATCTGCTGCTCGTCGGTGTGTACGTGTGCGGCCTGCTGGTCCTGCTCAGAACGCCGCTGCGACCAGCGCTGCACTTCGTCTTCGCGCCACTGGGCCGGATGGCACTGACCAGTTATCTGACCGCCACACTCCTCGTTCTGGTGGCCAGTCGCATCCTCGGCCTGCCGATCGACCAATCCTTGACTGCGGCGTACTGGACTGCGGGAGCCATCCTGGCGGCCCAGTGGCTGTTCTCCGCCCTCTGGCTGCGTCGCTACCGCCAGGGCCCCATCGAGTGGCTCTGGCGCTGGGCGACCTGGGCGCACCGCTCATCCCTGCGCATCCCCACGAGCTGA
- a CDS encoding GNAT family N-acetyltransferase, whose amino-acid sequence MTDWELRPALMADVEGVAELRAVVMKPDLERLGRYDEQRVRQRLRDGFTPAHTWMIEVDGAPAGCVALRPTKTAYWLEHFYLDPGSQGRGIGSAVLSRLLERCDREDAVVRLNVLQGSSARRLYERHGFTVESEDAVDVFMVRRASSPGDRDHSAGTRPGESSSSPSPARSGLHP is encoded by the coding sequence ATGACCGATTGGGAGCTTCGACCGGCTTTGATGGCGGACGTCGAGGGGGTAGCCGAGTTGCGGGCCGTGGTGATGAAGCCGGATCTCGAGCGGCTCGGGCGGTACGACGAGCAGCGTGTGCGGCAGCGGTTGCGGGACGGGTTCACGCCGGCGCACACGTGGATGATCGAGGTGGATGGCGCCCCGGCCGGCTGTGTGGCGCTGCGGCCGACGAAAACCGCCTACTGGCTGGAGCACTTCTACCTGGACCCGGGTTCGCAGGGCAGAGGCATCGGTTCTGCCGTGCTGAGCAGGTTGTTGGAACGGTGTGATCGCGAAGACGCCGTGGTTCGGCTGAACGTGCTGCAGGGCAGTTCGGCCCGCCGGTTGTACGAGCGGCACGGGTTCACGGTCGAGAGCGAGGACGCGGTGGACGTCTTCATGGTGCGCCGCGCCTCTTCGCCTGGCGATCGGGATCACTCGGCAGGGACCAGGCCGGGGGAGTCGTCTTCGTCACCATCGCCCGCCCGCTCCGGCCTGCACCCTTAG
- a CDS encoding inositol monophosphatase family protein gives MTQRIRMFGSAALDLAWVADGRIDANIMLSNNPCDTAAGVVREAGATVVDIGGSPHSMTAHATIAARPKRVADLVELIAEARKATRHSELSPPCSAEMFL, from the coding sequence GTGACGCAACGCATACGGATGTTCGGCTCAGCCGCACTTGATCTGGCCTGGGTAGCGGACGGCAGGATCGACGCCAACATCATGCTCAGCAACAACCCATGTGACACCGCCGCCGGCGTCGTCCGCGAGGCCGGAGCCACCGTGGTCGACATCGGCGGCAGCCCGCACAGCATGACCGCCCACGCGACCATCGCCGCCCGCCCCAAGCGCGTGGCCGACCTCGTTGAACTCATCGCAGAAGCCCGCAAGGCAACGAGACACAGCGAGCTGTCTCCGCCTTGTTCTGCCGAGATGTTCTTGTAA
- a CDS encoding DUF5919 domain-containing protein: MTDQPILLKTLLTQRHWQTYSTFCKEYDKAAKKVDPSLQGGWPSRAQLHRWLNGELKGLPYSGHCRVLEAMFPGRSASELFSTTAPAIPAQRIEPEPARSGGLDAATCSMPQMADVTAVFSSRSAFSSAYPASTMFDDAKEISAAGLSLNILCQSYPDHQLRRLLDSGTLIRCLFLDPKGQAIRAREAEEGYTDSTLTTLTALNISMLTRLRARLDTTSAQRLELHVYDETIRFNLIIVDRALCVVQPYLPQARGVDSPTFVIKDNTAAEGLFPIFDQVFRDMWERSKPV; this comes from the coding sequence ATGACTGACCAGCCGATCCTGTTGAAGACTCTCCTGACGCAACGCCACTGGCAGACCTACAGCACGTTCTGTAAGGAGTACGACAAGGCGGCCAAGAAGGTGGACCCGTCGTTGCAGGGCGGTTGGCCGAGCCGGGCACAGCTCCACCGATGGCTGAACGGGGAACTCAAGGGCTTGCCGTACTCGGGCCACTGCCGCGTCTTGGAAGCGATGTTCCCGGGCAGGTCGGCGAGCGAATTGTTCTCCACAACCGCCCCGGCGATTCCGGCGCAGCGGATAGAGCCGGAGCCAGCCAGAAGCGGCGGCCTCGACGCCGCAACCTGCTCCATGCCGCAGATGGCCGACGTAACGGCGGTATTCAGCAGCCGCTCGGCCTTCTCCTCCGCATATCCGGCATCCACGATGTTCGACGACGCGAAGGAAATCAGCGCAGCAGGCCTGTCGCTCAACATCCTCTGCCAGAGCTACCCCGATCATCAGCTCAGGCGTCTGCTGGACTCCGGTACGCTCATCCGCTGTCTATTCCTCGACCCGAAGGGACAGGCCATCCGCGCCCGCGAAGCAGAAGAGGGCTACACCGACAGCACCCTGACGACCCTCACGGCGCTCAACATCAGCATGCTGACCAGGCTGCGCGCTCGGCTCGACACCACGTCCGCCCAACGCCTTGAACTTCACGTCTACGACGAGACGATCCGATTCAATCTGATCATCGTGGACCGGGCGTTGTGCGTGGTCCAGCCGTACTTGCCGCAGGCACGCGGAGTCGATTCACCAACCTTTGTGATCAAGGACAACACCGCCGCAGAGGGGCTGTTCCCCATCTTCGACCAGGTGTTCAGGGATATGTGGGAGCGGAGCAAACCCGTATGA
- a CDS encoding alginate lyase family protein: protein MRLARPLAVTMLVAAALAVPQQPAQAAVFKHPGVLVSRAQLDFVRANLGNEPWKSAWNALRSHSFASLSYTVKPRAEVNCGPSSNPDNGCSDERKDAMAAYTHALQWYLTKDSRYAKKAIQIMDAWSAVITKHTGDNAPLQTGWAGANFSRAAELIKHTYTGWTQAGRFAGKLRTVYLPTLIAGRPNNNGNWELIMTDAAIGIAVHLDDRASFDRAITTWRGRLPAYIYLKTDGSYPKAPPNSQYDTKAEIIKYWKGQTTFVDGLTQETCRDFWHTGWGLAAISHVAETARHQGVDLYAVAKHRLRFAMDFHARLQLGGTVPSWLCGGKVTKDLGDHFEVGYNALHHRLGYDDMPYAKQWVEQNRPARVSHFLGWETLTHAQNPHGAGMTASATPDFNADGVGDLFSAATGTLTVWNGKGGNQFGPGDAIGPGWAAFSRPIAGDFNGDGIGDLAAVKKDSHTLHVWNGQGANNFTSAIELGGGWSPYEGTLMSLGDVNQDGRTDIGAVHSETGALTVWNGKGGNQFGPGTAISPGWAPHF, encoded by the coding sequence GTGCGTCTCGCTCGTCCTCTTGCGGTCACCATGCTCGTGGCCGCCGCCTTAGCCGTGCCGCAACAACCTGCCCAGGCGGCCGTGTTCAAGCATCCAGGCGTCCTGGTCAGCCGCGCTCAGCTCGACTTCGTCAGAGCCAACCTCGGCAACGAGCCGTGGAAGTCCGCCTGGAACGCCCTGCGAAGCCATTCCTTTGCCTCGCTGTCGTATACGGTCAAGCCCCGCGCCGAGGTGAATTGCGGCCCGTCGTCGAATCCCGACAACGGCTGCTCGGACGAACGCAAAGACGCCATGGCGGCCTACACGCACGCCCTGCAGTGGTACCTCACCAAGGACTCCCGCTACGCCAAGAAGGCGATCCAGATCATGGACGCCTGGTCCGCCGTGATCACCAAACACACCGGGGACAACGCGCCACTGCAGACCGGCTGGGCTGGCGCCAACTTCTCCCGCGCCGCCGAGCTCATCAAGCACACCTACACCGGCTGGACTCAGGCCGGCCGGTTCGCCGGCAAGCTACGCACCGTGTACCTCCCGACCCTGATCGCCGGAAGGCCCAACAACAACGGCAACTGGGAACTGATCATGACCGATGCCGCCATCGGCATCGCCGTGCACCTGGACGACCGCGCCTCCTTCGACCGGGCGATCACGACCTGGCGCGGCAGGCTGCCCGCCTACATCTACCTCAAGACGGACGGCTCCTACCCCAAGGCACCGCCGAACAGCCAGTACGACACCAAAGCCGAGATCATCAAATACTGGAAGGGGCAGACCACGTTCGTGGACGGCCTGACCCAGGAGACCTGCCGGGACTTCTGGCACACCGGATGGGGTCTCGCGGCCATCTCCCACGTCGCCGAGACGGCCCGCCACCAGGGCGTGGACCTGTACGCCGTGGCCAAGCACCGGCTGCGATTCGCCATGGACTTCCACGCTCGCCTGCAACTGGGCGGGACGGTGCCGTCGTGGCTGTGCGGCGGCAAGGTCACCAAGGACCTCGGGGACCACTTCGAGGTCGGCTACAACGCGCTGCACCACCGGCTCGGCTACGACGACATGCCCTACGCCAAGCAGTGGGTCGAGCAGAACCGCCCCGCCAGGGTGTCACACTTCCTGGGCTGGGAGACCCTCACCCACGCACAGAACCCGCACGGCGCCGGGATGACTGCGTCGGCCACCCCGGACTTCAACGCCGACGGCGTGGGCGACCTCTTCTCAGCCGCCACCGGGACGCTGACCGTCTGGAACGGTAAGGGCGGCAACCAGTTCGGCCCGGGCGACGCGATCGGCCCTGGCTGGGCCGCCTTCTCCCGGCCGATCGCGGGCGACTTCAACGGTGACGGCATCGGCGACCTGGCGGCGGTCAAGAAGGACAGCCACACGTTGCATGTCTGGAACGGCCAGGGCGCCAACAACTTCACCAGTGCCATCGAGCTGGGGGGCGGCTGGAGCCCGTACGAGGGCACGTTGATGTCGCTGGGCGACGTCAACCAGGACGGCAGGACCGACATAGGCGCCGTGCACAGCGAGACCGGAGCCCTGACCGTCTGGAACGGCAAGGGCGGCAACCAGTTCGGCCCGGGCACCGCGATCAGTCCCGGCTGGGCACCACACTTCTGA
- a CDS encoding DUF433 domain-containing protein has translation MNFDRITVEPDKLEGKPTIRGLRITVETVVRLVAAGWTFDEILSDYPDLEREDIKQGLEYAAASTNVHFYRLREPA, from the coding sequence ATGAACTTCGATCGGATCACTGTCGAGCCCGACAAGCTCGAAGGCAAACCGACCATCCGAGGGCTGCGGATCACCGTGGAGACGGTGGTACGGCTCGTCGCGGCTGGATGGACCTTCGATGAGATCTTGTCGGACTACCCCGACCTCGAACGCGAGGACATCAAGCAGGGGCTGGAATACGCAGCGGCCTCCACGAACGTCCACTTCTACCGCCTCCGAGAGCCGGCGTGA
- a CDS encoding DUF5615 family PIN-like protein, which yields MNFLIDENLSPRVAELLAKAGHDAVHVRDLQATSAPDSTIMALAMADDRVIVSADTDFGALLAQARTTKPSVMLVREILELRPPELVNIILNHLDVLDPHLSTGAIVAFAPAGIRVRALPLR from the coding sequence GTGAACTTCCTGATTGATGAGAACCTCTCACCGCGCGTCGCTGAACTGCTGGCGAAGGCCGGTCACGATGCGGTGCACGTGCGCGATCTCCAAGCGACGAGTGCGCCGGACTCCACGATCATGGCCCTTGCCATGGCGGACGACCGGGTCATCGTCTCGGCGGATACAGACTTCGGCGCGCTTTTGGCTCAGGCCCGTACCACCAAGCCCTCGGTCATGCTTGTGCGGGAGATCCTTGAGCTTCGACCGCCTGAGCTGGTGAATATCATCCTTAACCACCTTGATGTCCTCGACCCTCACCTGTCTACGGGTGCGATCGTGGCCTTTGCCCCCGCAGGCATCAGAGTGCGAGCGCTCCCGCTCCGTTGA
- a CDS encoding AfsR/SARP family transcriptional regulator: MGLEIRFLGPWQITTDDHVVKLAGQRRIGVLARLALDTGQAVHADRIISDVWAGSSAATAAKQLHIVISKLRETLVPHGGEDIIETVPGAYRLTLNRDRVDAHLFTKLALRARAARAQDATATADALFRQALGLWRGPALAEVDASWARIEAGRLEEERLAVLEEHVDLRLAAGDHRAVAAELAAHVKAHPLRERPAAQLMLALYRDARSSEALAVYQDTRRVMVEELGIEPSNELRRLHQAILIRDPVLDLSAPAQDVTLAEPVVPAELPGDTQAFTARATEMERLRAALVTGGGSVITVIDGPGGIGKSALAVHVAHAVSGRFTDGVVYVNLHGSTAGLAPLTSIEALRHLLRSLGLDGTAIPADPSEAAARYRSLTATCNLLVILDNARDVRQVRPLIPGGAGCRVLITSRDPLAVLDNAHHLHLGTLDDSDAAALLTRVVGADRVRAEPEATAEIVRLCGGFPLALRIAGARLAARPDRAISDLAIRLADATRRLDLLEYADLAVRAGIAVSHQHLREEPAWRDAAHLLALLGLLELPTHTPAATAALAGWPEHRAEAALERLLDARLLEPAGPDRYQFHDLVRLYAREQEVAAEEGASAVRRVLHHYLATAIQAESMESGRAADFGHFPAEQPGEEITTAEAANEWVERERDNLLAAVRQAASDSTDQTAAVLANVTQWLFDRRGWFSELVEMSEKALRSAAELEDWAAKARLHQGLGSVHQQLGRFGESLNQLEEGLACWDRAGLPDRKAGMYNDLGTTYAMMGRYDDALAALERALAIIERTGRRDHESYVRNNQVHVYYRQGRFGEAVEEARHVLAMTEELDDTGSLGIARDTLADAYRANGMLVEAVEEYRHAIKLQREVGLTLYTAVSCWWLGHTLHDLGRREEAWTSWRESLDLLREARLLTPVEVAAYLAQPVPDTPEPIKNQL; encoded by the coding sequence ATGGGTCTGGAGATCAGGTTCCTCGGTCCGTGGCAGATCACGACGGATGACCATGTGGTCAAGCTGGCCGGGCAGCGGCGGATCGGGGTGCTCGCCAGGCTCGCTCTGGACACAGGCCAGGCCGTCCACGCCGACCGCATCATCTCCGACGTGTGGGCGGGCAGTTCGGCGGCGACCGCGGCGAAGCAGCTCCACATCGTGATCTCCAAGCTCCGAGAGACGCTTGTTCCCCACGGCGGTGAGGACATCATCGAGACGGTCCCCGGCGCTTACCGGCTCACCCTCAACCGGGACCGCGTCGATGCGCACCTGTTCACCAAGCTGGCCCTGCGGGCGCGCGCCGCCCGCGCCCAGGACGCGACAGCGACCGCCGACGCGCTGTTCCGCCAGGCGCTCGGGCTGTGGCGAGGGCCGGCGCTGGCCGAGGTGGACGCGTCATGGGCGAGGATCGAGGCCGGCCGGTTGGAGGAGGAACGGCTCGCCGTTCTGGAAGAGCACGTCGATTTACGGCTAGCCGCCGGGGACCACCGCGCCGTGGCCGCCGAACTCGCCGCGCACGTCAAGGCTCACCCGCTGCGCGAGCGGCCCGCCGCCCAGCTCATGCTCGCCCTGTACCGCGACGCGCGATCTTCCGAGGCGCTGGCCGTCTACCAGGACACCCGCCGGGTCATGGTGGAGGAGTTGGGCATCGAACCCAGCAACGAGCTGCGCCGCCTCCACCAGGCCATCCTCATCCGCGACCCGGTGCTCGACCTCAGTGCCCCGGCGCAGGACGTCACGCTGGCCGAGCCGGTCGTGCCCGCCGAGCTTCCCGGAGACACGCAGGCGTTCACCGCCCGGGCCACGGAGATGGAGCGGCTGCGAGCCGCCCTCGTCACGGGCGGCGGTTCCGTGATCACGGTGATCGACGGTCCCGGCGGCATCGGCAAGTCAGCGCTCGCCGTACACGTAGCGCATGCCGTCAGCGGCCGCTTCACCGACGGCGTTGTCTACGTCAACCTGCACGGCTCCACCGCCGGGCTTGCCCCACTGACGTCGATCGAAGCGCTGCGCCACTTGCTGCGCTCGCTGGGCCTCGACGGCACTGCCATACCCGCCGACCCCAGTGAGGCCGCCGCCCGCTACCGATCGCTCACCGCGACGTGCAACCTGCTGGTGATCCTCGACAACGCCCGAGACGTACGTCAGGTCCGCCCTCTCATCCCAGGTGGGGCGGGCTGCCGGGTCCTCATCACCAGCCGCGACCCGCTCGCCGTCCTGGACAACGCCCATCACCTGCACCTCGGCACGCTCGACGACTCCGACGCGGCCGCGCTGCTCACCCGCGTCGTCGGTGCCGACCGGGTACGTGCCGAGCCGGAGGCGACGGCGGAGATCGTACGGCTCTGCGGCGGCTTCCCGCTCGCGCTCCGGATCGCGGGCGCCCGGCTGGCGGCCCGCCCCGACCGAGCGATTTCCGATCTGGCGATACGGCTCGCCGACGCCACCCGGCGCCTGGATCTGCTGGAGTACGCCGACCTGGCCGTGCGCGCCGGTATCGCGGTCAGCCACCAGCACCTACGCGAGGAGCCGGCCTGGCGGGACGCCGCTCACCTACTGGCCCTGCTCGGCCTGCTTGAACTGCCCACACACACCCCCGCCGCCACCGCCGCCCTGGCCGGCTGGCCGGAACACCGCGCAGAGGCCGCCCTGGAACGCCTCCTGGACGCCCGGCTCCTCGAACCCGCAGGGCCTGACCGGTACCAGTTCCACGACCTGGTCCGCCTCTACGCCCGGGAACAGGAGGTTGCCGCGGAGGAGGGGGCAAGCGCGGTCCGCCGCGTTCTGCACCACTACCTGGCCACGGCGATTCAGGCTGAAAGCATGGAGAGTGGCCGCGCCGCGGACTTCGGCCACTTCCCCGCCGAACAGCCTGGGGAGGAGATCACCACCGCGGAGGCCGCGAACGAGTGGGTCGAGCGTGAACGGGACAACCTGCTGGCCGCGGTCCGCCAGGCGGCCAGCGACTCCACCGATCAGACGGCGGCCGTTCTCGCGAACGTCACCCAGTGGCTGTTCGACCGGCGGGGTTGGTTCTCCGAGCTTGTCGAGATGAGCGAGAAGGCCTTGCGAAGTGCCGCCGAGTTGGAGGACTGGGCCGCCAAGGCGCGCCTGCACCAGGGGCTCGGCTCCGTCCACCAGCAACTCGGACGCTTCGGGGAGTCCCTGAACCAGCTGGAGGAGGGGCTGGCCTGCTGGGACCGGGCCGGGCTGCCGGACCGGAAGGCGGGGATGTACAACGACCTCGGGACCACCTACGCCATGATGGGCCGCTATGACGACGCCCTGGCCGCGCTGGAGCGTGCGCTCGCCATCATCGAGCGTACCGGCCGCAGGGACCACGAGTCCTACGTCCGCAACAACCAGGTGCACGTCTACTACCGTCAGGGGAGATTCGGGGAAGCCGTCGAGGAAGCACGGCACGTCCTGGCCATGACGGAGGAACTGGACGACACCGGGAGCCTCGGCATCGCCCGCGACACCCTCGCCGACGCCTACCGGGCCAACGGCATGCTCGTCGAGGCCGTAGAGGAATACCGCCACGCCATCAAGCTCCAGCGTGAGGTCGGCTTGACGCTCTACACCGCCGTGTCCTGCTGGTGGCTCGGCCACACCCTGCACGACCTGGGACGACGGGAGGAGGCGTGGACCTCCTGGCGAGAGTCGCTCGACCTGCTTCGCGAGGCCCGCCTCCTGACCCCCGTCGAGGTGGCGGCCTACCTCGCGCAGCCCGTCCCGGACACGCCGGAACCCATCAAGAACCAGCTGTGA